The genomic DNA GCGGTGTTCCCTGGGGGCGTGACCTCCGGATGCCATCCCACCGATCACGGTGCGTCGCGTGGGGTGCCCATCGGGGCCGAGCAAAGAGTCGGGCGGGAACGTGAACGGGTCCGCGAGCAGAAGGACGGTGTCGGGCGATGTCCGGTCGTCGGGCGCCCACGGGTCGAGGTGTGGTGGCCACCCGACCATCATCGGCTCGCCGTCCGGGGAGGTCCCCGGGGTGAGGGCGAACGGTTCGATGTCCACGCCGGGGAGTCGGGCCGCCCAGAGTGACAGCGCCGGTTCACTGGTGATTTCGCGCCCCGTGGTGATGACGGCCTCGGCCGAGCAGCCGATGACGTACACCGCACCCAGCTCCGCCGCGATCACGCGAGCGATGCCCTCAGCGTCTGCCATGAGATCGGGCGTGGCGAAGACCACCGCGAGGTCCGGCACCCCGTCGCCCAGTCCACCGCGGACCATCGCCGCCGCCTCCCGCGCGGCGTCGATTGCATCGGCCCGGGTGCTCACTCCTGATGCGAACGCACGCATGTCGGGAGTGTCCCGCATCCCGGCCGTGGCGGTCCGTGGTTCGGCGCCCCCACCCCGGAGTGGGTTCGCTTGACATACCGGTCCCCGGCTGGTGGGGTTCACGGGGATGCGTTCATCCTCCGACCCCGCCGTCATCCGTGCCGCCTTGTGAACCGCCGACTCCCCATTGCGCGTCGCGTTCTCATCGTTCTGTGTGCGTCACTTGGTGTGGTCGCTTGGCTGACCACGGTCATTCTCTGGACCACGGCGAGCCGGGTGGCCGATCAGGACGGATTCGTGGACGTGGTCATCGAGACCATCCAGAGCCCTGCGGGTCTCATCACAGTGTCGGACCACGTCGTCGCCGCGACGGTCGGATTTGCGAAGTCGCAGGGGCGGACATTGTCGGCCGACGCTCAGGCGACGGTCGCAGGTGCCATCACGACGGTGATCTCCGGCCCGACCGCCGGCCAGTATCTGAGGCCTACCGTTGCACGTGCCCGTGATGCGTTACTGAACGCACCCGACGGTCCCGTCACGATCGATCTCGCGGATCTGCGTTCGCAGATCGAGACCGCCATCCAGCAGATGACGCCCACCTTGCCGATCGTCATCCCACCCGTGTCGGGTCTCACGGTCACGCTCCCGGCCGCGGACATCCCGGCCGTCGCGAAGGACATCGCACACAACGCGAATACCATCCGTGCCCTCCCGTTGTGGCTGATCGTTGGCGGCGTCGTGCTGATCAGTGGTGCGATGCTCATCTCGGGTGATCGGAAACGCACGGCCCGTCGCATCGGAATCGCGTTTCTCGTCATCGCGGTCGTCCCGCTCCTTCTGAGATTGGTGGTGCCGCCGATCGTCGCCAGCATCCCCTCGGCGGGCATCTCGAGTGACGTGGCGAGCGTGACCGCCACGTCACTCATCGCCAACTGGTGGATCGCGCTCCTTGTGAGCGTGTTCGTGGGGCTTGCGCTCGTCGTTCCCACATTCGTGCGACACCGCGGTCCGAGGTACCGCGGACCGATCGTGCTCGGCCACTAGCGGTAAGGCGCCACCACGGTGTGACCTCGGCTGGTCGGTGACCGGTTTCCCAGCGATCTGTGACGTCGGGGTCGATCCCTCTGGGGGACGCGAGCAACCTCGCAGATCACCGACGCAGGGTCGCGCCCGACGGGTGGCCCGAACCCGGGCACCTCACGCTTCCCCGGGGGCCCCCCGCGGGATCACCTGTCCCTGCGGAGGGTGACGACGGAAGTTCGGGCCGCCCCTCGTCATCTCCCAAAGGGTCGAGCGCCGCCTGTGCCCTCACGCCTCCCCGGTTGGCCCCGCGGGATCACCTGTCCCTGCGGAGGGTGACGACGGAAGTTCGGGCCGCCCCTCCTCATCTCCCAAAGGGTCGAGCGCCGCCTGTGCCTCACGGGCGCGGTCGCCGGGCACCATGATGTCCCGTGGGCCGCCCGCCAGCATGTCGGGTACGTCGAAGGCGCCGTTTCGCCGGAGGTACGACGGGATCTGCGCGTTCGTGAGGATGCCCTGGATCATCTCTCCCTCGGGCTGGTTCGCCGCGATGGCCACGCGCACCCACTCGGCGCGGCGCGGCTCACGTGGTGCCCGCGGTCGGCGGGGGAGACGGGGCGTCACGTGCCGACCACCTCGGCACGGGTGCGCCGCCCGTCCGTGGCCGCACGAATCAGGAGGGCACCGAGGGCGAAGGAGACCACGTGAACCCAGTGGGCCGTACCGTGATCGCCGCCCCCCACGACGGCGATGACCTCGAAGGCGATCCAGAGCACGATGGGAACCCACGCCGCCATGGCGATGCGCCGCCCCGCGATGTCGAGCCCGATCGTCGCTCGTGGGAACAGCACCATGTACGCACCGAGCACAACGGCGACGATTCCCGACCCCCCGATGATCGGCTGCATCGAGGACGGCGAGATGAGCGCCTCGGCCACGAACGAGAGGGAACTGATCATGACGACGAACGGCAGGAACCGTACGCGGCCAAGTCGCTCCTCGACCGACCGGGCGAACACCATGAGAAAGGTGATGTTGACGATCACATGGAGCCATGACGCGTGCAGGAACTGGGCCGACAGGACCTGAAGCCACGGGGAGTGTTCGGCGCTCAGGGCGAGGCACGGGTCACCGGCGGCCCCCCCGGCCCCGTGCATGACGTGATCCGGAACCATTCCCCACCGGCAGGTGAGGGCCTGAAACGAGTCCGCGAGGTTGCCGTTATCCGGACGTCGCCATTGCAGAATCCAGATGGCCGCCCAGGTGAGCATCAGGAGCCATGTGAGAACCGAGCGTCGGCGGTGCGGCACGTCGTCCGACACACGCGGCCAGGCCATGCGGTCGTGCCTAGCCCAGCATGTGGGCGAGCAGGGCCGCCTGCACGTACAGACGGTTTTCCGCCTCGTTCCACACTGCGGAGCCCGGCGCGTGGTACACCGATCGGGTGATCTCCAGGCCGTCGTGTGCGGGGAGCGGGTGCAGGACGATGGCGTCGGGTGCGGCGTGGGCCATCAGCGTGTCGTCCACACGATAGGGGGAGAACACACGCACGCGTTCGTCCTCCTCGCCCTCGTCCCCCATGGACACCCAGACGTCGGTGTACACCACGCGGGCACCGGCCACGGCCTCGCGCGCGTCGTTGACCACCCATACCCGGCCACCGCGCTCGCGGGCCAGCCCATCGGCGGCCGCCACCACGTCGGGGTCGGGCAGGTATCCGTCCGGGCAGCCGGCCACGACCTCCATCCCCATGAGGGCCCCGGCAACCATGAGCGAGTGGCAGCAGTTGTTGCCGTCGCCCACGTAGGCGGCACGGATCCCCGCCGGGTCGCCGAACCGCTCGCGGATGGTCATGACGTCGGCGAGCCCCTGGCACGGGTGGTGGTCGTGCGTGAGCGCGTTGATCACGGGAACATCGGCATGGGTGGCCAGTTCGACCACATCGGCATGGTTGACGGTTCGGATGACGATGGCATCGACGAACCGCGAGAGGACCTTGGCGGTGTCCTCGATCGTCTCACCGCGTCCCAACTGCATGTCGCGCCCGGCCAGCACCACGGGGTGCCCCCCAAGCCTCGCGATTCCGACCTCGAACGACACGCGCGTGCGCGTGGAGGGCTGGTCGAAGATCAGCGCCACCGCCTTGCCTGCCAGCACCGGCGGCCACTGCCGGTCGGCCTTCAGCGCATCGGCAAGGTCGAGAATCGCCCGCACGGCGTCGGCGGGGTGGTGCATGAGGCTGAGCAGGGAGCGCCCATGTACAGCGAGATGCGGGGACGGAACGTTCACTGGCTAATCCTATCGCTCCCCTCCGCGGGCGTGACCAAGGGCGCGTGCGCCACCATCCACGTGACGGTCGACGACGGGAGACACAGTGGCGACGGGATGGTGGGTGCTCATCGGGCTCGCGTGTCTGCTCGCTCTGCTCGCGATCTACGACGTTACCCAGCGCCGGGGGATAGCCAGAACGGGGGCTCGTCGGACCCTGGGCCACGCGGTCAGATTCCCGCGAGCGGCCCCGATTCCCATCCAGCACCGAGGCACATAGCGAGATCGATGTCACTTGCCGTCGCCACGCCCTCATCGGCGAGGCGGCGGGCCTCGTCGAGCGCGGCGGCGTAGTAGAGGGCGGCGATCATCGGCTCCGCACCGGTGGGCGCACCCTCGGCGGGCGGTGTCAGGCCACTCCCGGACTTTCGTCCGAGTCGCCCGTCCGCCACGAGTGGCGCCAACGTACCGCCGTCCACGAAGCGGTCGCCGTACGCGGCCTCGAGGTGGGAACGGATGCTCTCGAGAACGTCGAGTCCCACGAGATCGCCTAGGGCGAAGGGTCCGATGGGGGATGGCCCGCCGTCGGTCACCGCACGGTCGGCGACGTGGCGATCGATGGCGACGACGACGGAGGATCGGTAGGCCTCGGCCATCGCGCGCACCAGAACGCGGTTGACGACGAATCCCGGGCACTCGCCCACCCGCACCGGGGTCTTACCCAGCGCCAGAACCAGAGCCAGCGCGCGGGTCACCGTGGCCTCGTCGGTGGCGGTTCCGGCGATCACCTCCACTAGGCGCATCGTGCTGGCGGGGTTGAAGAAGTGAAGCCCGATAAGGCGTCCGGGATGGGTCGTGGCCGCCCCGAGAGCCGTGACCGACAGCCCCGACGTATTGGTGGCAACCACCACGTCGGGGCGCACGGTGGCGTCGATTTGCGCGTGGACCCGGATCTTCAGTGCGAGATCCTCGGGTACGGCCTCGATGACGGCATCTACCTCGGACAGGTGCGCGATACTGGGAACGGCTCGGATGCGGGCGGCCGCGGCATCGGCGTCGGCGGCGCTCATGCGGCCGCGCTCCACTCGTCGTGCGGCAACCGCGAGGGCCCGGTCACGGCCAGCGACTGCGCGCGTCGGGTCAGCATCGGTAATGAGCACGGCGATACCGGCCGCGGCCGCGACGTGGGCGATCTCCGCTCCCATCGTCCCGCCCCCGACGATTCCGATCCGCGTGATCTCTGCCGGGTCCGTGGCCATGGGGCGAGTCTACGGGCGTACCGACGGGCCCCTGCGTCCGGTTCCGCGCGTAGCGTCTGCGCCCGTGGATCCCGTCGGGGTCCGCACACATCCGGTGAGACAGTCTCAGGACCACGATGCCGCTATGGACGCCGCCCCCGCCGCGCGGTATCGGACGCGTCGCCTCGTTCTCCTCGTTGTGCTATTGGCGGGCACGGGCATTCCCATCGTCGCATTCGGGGCCACGTGGGTCTGGCCGCTCCTTGTGATCCCGGCCGTACTCGCCGCCCCCCTCGCCGGCGGGACGGGATTCATCGCGACCCTCCTCGCCGCCGCTGTCGCCCTCGCCGTTGCGAGTGGCAGCGGCGTGAGCAGTTCCCTGATGGTCGCCGGTTTCGTCGGCATGGTCGGTGTGGCCATCCTCGGTGCGGCTCACACCGGGCGGGCCACGGGCCGTGTCGTGCGGGTGGCGGTGCCAACCGACACCCCTGATCGCGTACTTACCCCCCACGACCTGTTCGATTTTATCGCCGACCGCGACTGTCGCCGCGCAGCCGACACCGGCAGCTCGGTGTCCGTCGCTGTCGTGGCCATCCCCCGCGTCGACATCATCGGGAGGGAGCACGGGATGGACGTGCTGGGGGACCTCCTCGGCCTGGCATCGGCGGGCATCGCCCGCGTGACCGCGACGTTGGATCTGGTGGTGGAGCCCGAGACTGGCCGCTACGTGGCGCTGGTAGCGGGGACCGCAGAGGCGGCTCGTGATCTCGCCGAGCGAATGGCGACGGTGCTCGAGGATGTCGCGGTGCGGGGTCACGACGGCCGTCGGGTGACCGCGGGTATCGTCGCCCTGGGGGTGGCCCAGTGGACCGCCGGTGACACCGGGGTACAGTCGATGATCGATCGGGCGTCGACTGCCCTACGTCGGGACCTCGTGCGCGGTGACGCGTTCGCTCACACCAGCGGGGATGACGTGACCGGCTCTTTCAGGGTTGTCGTCGCCGACGCCGCGTAAGGCGGGCCACCGCGGCGCCGAGGCCGACGCCCGCGGCAATGTCGAGCGGATCGTGATCGGCCGACGCCACGCGCGCGAGCAGTCCGACGCCCGTCGTGAGGGCCGCAGCGGCACCGAGCACCGGCTTCTCGCGGGCGATCACTATGGAGATCGCCGTGGCCGATGCCGCGTGGCGGCTGGGGAATCCGCCCTCGCGACGTCGTCCCGGGCGTGGCCGGTCAATTCCGTCGCGTGCGGTACGGGCGGTGATACCGGCGAGCGCGCCCGCGATTCCGGCCCGCACCCCGAGCATCCGGGTTCCGGGGAGGATGACGAGGACCAGAACCACGCCGTGGAAGGAGGGGGCGAGAGCGTGCGCCACAAATCGCGCGGTCTCGTGTCCCCCGGGCATGCGGTCCACCTGCGCACGGACGCGCGCACCGACGCGGCGGTCGGCGGCGAGGATGGCCGAGGTGATCTCGGGAGCGGACACGTCCGCACCGTATGCCACGTGCCTCGGGGTCGCCCAGCGTAGGCTCGCATCGTGGTCCGTCGCGCCCTCGTAGCCCTCGTCGTCGTGGTCCTCGGAACGTTGGCACTGGTCGGCTGCGGGTCGTCCACGGCGGGAGGTCTCGCTCCGGAGGTGATTCCGGAGGCGAGCCGTGAGGCCGCCACGAACCTGCGAGTGACGGCACTCCTTGGTCTAGGGACGATCCCGGTGGGCACCCCGGGTGAGCGACCGACGGTGGTCAACCTCTGGGCGTCGTGGTGCAGACCCTGTCGCGAGGAGATGCCGGCCGTGCAGCGCTTCGCCGCGTCGCACCCGGACGTGCGGGTGATCGGTGTGGCCATCGACGACCAGCCCGACGCCGCTCGTGAGTTCGCCGAGGAACTGGGCGTGACCTTTCCGCTGGGAATTGACGACGACGACCGGCTGGTCGCCGCCTATGGGGTGTCGGGGCTCCCCACCACTCTCGTCCTCGATCGCCGGGGGAGGCTCGCCGCGATGTGGGCGGGACCTGTGACGGAGGCCGATCTCGAGCGCCTCATGGCGCCGGTCATCGGCGGTTCCTGACCCCATCCCGACGCCCGCTCCCACGTGCATACTCCGGGGGTGAGCATTGAGGATCACGTCCGGGCGTACTGCCGACGGCATCATCTCCTTCGCCCGGGTGCCGGTGTCCTCGCACTCGTGTCGGGTGGTGCCGACTCGACGGTCCTTATGCACGTGCTCCCGCAGGTGCATGACGGGCCGGTGCATGTGCTGGCCATCGATCACGGGTTCCGTCCGACGTCGGCCCATGAGGCGGCCGGAGTTGCCGATGCCGCGCGGGCCCTCGGACTTACCGCCCACGTCGCGTCACTCGGCCTCCCATCCGGAGCCGGGGCCATGGAACGTGCCCGCGATGCTCGGATGGCCGTCGCCGAGGTCGTGCGGGCGCGGGAGGGGCTCGATCTCATGGCCACCGGCCATACCCGCACCGACCGGGCCGAGACGGTGATCTTCCGCCTTGCGCGGGGTACGGGCCGACGGGGGGCCATCGGTATGGCGCCCCGTCGTGACCTGTGGATCCGCCCCCTGCTCGACGTCTCGCGTGAGGAGACCCACGCGTGGTGTCAGGAACGCGGACTCGCTGTGGTGGACGATCCCACCAACGCGGACCTGCGCACGGCACGCGCCCGCGTGCGCCACGGCGTGATGCCCGCGCTGGACGCCGTGCACTCGGAAGCGGAGGCCCATGTGGTCGGGTTCGCGGACCTCCTTGCCGACGAGGACGAGGTCATCGCGACCATTGTGGACGCCGCGTGGAACCGGCACACACGCCACGGCGGTCTCGACGCGGCGGGTCTCGTCGTCGAGCCACCTGCCGTGGCCCGCCTGCTCGCCCGCCGCCTCATCGCCGAGGCGGGACTACCGGGCGACGCCCTGGCACGCGGTGTCATCGACGACGTTCTGGAGTGTGTCGCGACCGGCACCGGTCGCCGTGATGTGCCCGGTGGCCTCATCGCGCTGGACCGCGGAGTCCTCGTGGTCGAGACCGCTCCGGTTGCCACCATGACCCCGCAGTACCTCGCCGTACCGGGCTCGGTGCGCATGGGGTCCCGTCTGATCCGCGCCACCTCCGGTCGCGCGGCGATCACCTCGTCCCACAGCGCATGGGTGCGTGCCACCGGTCCGCTGGTGGTCCGTGCTCCGCGGGACGGCGACCGTATCGCCCTCCCGGATGGCGGGCATCAGGCCGTGGGCCGTCTTCTTCAGTCCGCCGGGGTCCCGGCACGCCACCGCGGTCTGGTGCCGGTGGTCGCCGACGCCCACCGGATTCTCTGGATCGCGGGCCACCGCGCCGACCCCGAGGTCGTCGCCCTCCCCGGTGACGACGCCGTCCACCTTGAGGTCGTCTCCGGATGAGCACCTCCGAGCCCGGCGACGCGCTGGTGACCCGCGAGCGACTCGGCGAGCGCGTTTCTCAGTTGGCCGCCGAGATCTCGGCGGACTATGCGGGCCGCGATCTCCTAGTCATCGGAATCCTCAAGGGCGCCGTGTTCTTTACGGCCGACCTTGTGCGCGAGCTGTCGGTTCCCTGCGAGATCGACTTCATGGCGGTCTCGTCGTACGGGCCGGCCACGCATTCGTCGGGCGTCGTGCGGATCACCAAGGACCTCGATGTGTCCATCCAGGGCCGTGATGTGCTGC from Thermoleophilia bacterium includes the following:
- a CDS encoding rhomboid family intramembrane serine protease, which codes for MAWPRVSDDVPHRRRSVLTWLLMLTWAAIWILQWRRPDNGNLADSFQALTCRWGMVPDHVMHGAGGAAGDPCLALSAEHSPWLQVLSAQFLHASWLHVIVNITFLMVFARSVEERLGRVRFLPFVVMISSLSFVAEALISPSSMQPIIGGSGIVAVVLGAYMVLFPRATIGLDIAGRRIAMAAWVPIVLWIAFEVIAVVGGGDHGTAHWVHVVSFALGALLIRAATDGRRTRAEVVGT
- the argF gene encoding ornithine carbamoyltransferase, which gives rise to MHHPADAVRAILDLADALKADRQWPPVLAGKAVALIFDQPSTRTRVSFEVGIARLGGHPVVLAGRDMQLGRGETIEDTAKVLSRFVDAIVIRTVNHADVVELATHADVPVINALTHDHHPCQGLADVMTIRERFGDPAGIRAAYVGDGNNCCHSLMVAGALMGMEVVAGCPDGYLPDPDVVAAADGLARERGGRVWVVNDAREAVAGARVVYTDVWVSMGDEGEEDERVRVFSPYRVDDTLMAHAAPDAIVLHPLPAHDGLEITRSVYHAPGSAVWNEAENRLYVQAALLAHMLG
- a CDS encoding 3-hydroxyacyl-CoA dehydrogenase, which codes for MATDPAEITRIGIVGGGTMGAEIAHVAAAAGIAVLITDADPTRAVAGRDRALAVAARRVERGRMSAADADAAAARIRAVPSIAHLSEVDAVIEAVPEDLALKIRVHAQIDATVRPDVVVATNTSGLSVTALGAATTHPGRLIGLHFFNPASTMRLVEVIAGTATDEATVTRALALVLALGKTPVRVGECPGFVVNRVLVRAMAEAYRSSVVVAIDRHVADRAVTDGGPSPIGPFALGDLVGLDVLESIRSHLEAAYGDRFVDGGTLAPLVADGRLGRKSGSGLTPPAEGAPTGAEPMIAALYYAAALDEARRLADEGVATASDIDLAMCLGAGWESGPLAGI
- a CDS encoding TlpA family protein disulfide reductase; the protein is MVVRRALVALVVVVLGTLALVGCGSSTAGGLAPEVIPEASREAATNLRVTALLGLGTIPVGTPGERPTVVNLWASWCRPCREEMPAVQRFAASHPDVRVIGVAIDDQPDAAREFAEELGVTFPLGIDDDDRLVAAYGVSGLPTTLVLDRRGRLAAMWAGPVTEADLERLMAPVIGGS
- the tilS gene encoding tRNA lysidine(34) synthetase TilS; this encodes MSIEDHVRAYCRRHHLLRPGAGVLALVSGGADSTVLMHVLPQVHDGPVHVLAIDHGFRPTSAHEAAGVADAARALGLTAHVASLGLPSGAGAMERARDARMAVAEVVRAREGLDLMATGHTRTDRAETVIFRLARGTGRRGAIGMAPRRDLWIRPLLDVSREETHAWCQERGLAVVDDPTNADLRTARARVRHGVMPALDAVHSEAEAHVVGFADLLADEDEVIATIVDAAWNRHTRHGGLDAAGLVVEPPAVARLLARRLIAEAGLPGDALARGVIDDVLECVATGTGRRDVPGGLIALDRGVLVVETAPVATMTPQYLAVPGSVRMGSRLIRATSGRAAITSSHSAWVRATGPLVVRAPRDGDRIALPDGGHQAVGRLLQSAGVPARHRGLVPVVADAHRILWIAGHRADPEVVALPGDDAVHLEVVSG
- the hpt gene encoding hypoxanthine phosphoribosyltransferase; the protein is MSTSEPGDALVTRERLGERVSQLAAEISADYAGRDLLVIGILKGAVFFTADLVRELSVPCEIDFMAVSSYGPATHSSGVVRITKDLDVSIQGRDVLLVEDVIDSGRTLRYLMRNLAAREPASLEACALLSKPASESLDLRTRYVGFHLPDVFVVGYGLDSGERYRELPYIAGLRAPDGA